A single window of Candidatus Binatia bacterium DNA harbors:
- a CDS encoding YfhO family protein, with translation MSPRQVKALSAVVLLAVITFIWDYLASLELPEGGWESTKWPTDLVRYYYPVARYQGAMLASGALPFWNPWQLAGFPLLAAPAAGILYPPLIVLTLLLPAEVALEVHAVSHLFIGGAFIWLLLRRLQVGPVAALLGSFAFAVSDEMLRETEITSYLSTEAWIPGIFWAILALIDEPRFRRALVLALILTMSFLGGHAQGLLYGMFWAVPFGVAGLLWRAPDNAARLHVLGWLVPAALLTILFSAPQLFPSLELMFDGSRSQDPLTPWQAAFGSSQWQRIWNAITTLNTPGALFGYPALLLALWGAVGLTERWARLTILSLAVLAFLYMQGQASPVWWFFYDLPFGKSFRGPGRIAPLLVFLVAVLAGLGAQNLIEFCRRLRPGRSLEVAAAGIVFLLILGDALWFGPPRYQYQQLRQMDSWGVSILGTRPPALPASQRTLLLPALHFGTLDRQVKTGMTQRRPVLNEYEPILPQPYLDFFNKSGLWHGDLKLEREAGGNRPLPEFTRILDLMGVDETIAFGKPAALAAVQEAKEVTVQVDDVWITKRRNALPRAFVVYQTLVESDPEKAREKLLGASFRPRTTAIVANGEALLPVEDFLHGQATIENYEEGRVDVRAVCGGPCLLVLTDLFYPGWEAWVGEREVPIVKTNIAFRGIRLPAGAHQVEFQYRPASFRWGMILFLGGVVLALFGLWRDRSSVAGGS, from the coding sequence ATGTCGCCGCGACAGGTGAAGGCCTTGAGCGCCGTTGTGTTGCTCGCGGTGATTACTTTTATCTGGGACTATCTTGCCAGTTTGGAGCTTCCGGAAGGTGGATGGGAGTCTACCAAGTGGCCCACGGATCTGGTGCGTTATTATTATCCGGTTGCCCGCTATCAAGGTGCGATGCTCGCAAGCGGAGCGCTACCTTTCTGGAACCCGTGGCAGCTCGCTGGGTTTCCGCTGCTGGCAGCGCCCGCAGCCGGGATCCTTTATCCTCCACTGATTGTCCTGACTTTATTGCTGCCAGCCGAAGTCGCGCTTGAAGTGCACGCAGTCTCTCATCTGTTCATCGGTGGTGCCTTTATCTGGCTCCTGCTTCGCCGGCTGCAAGTTGGACCGGTAGCCGCACTTTTGGGATCGTTCGCGTTTGCTGTTTCCGACGAGATGCTGAGGGAAACCGAGATCACTTCCTATCTTTCGACCGAGGCTTGGATTCCCGGAATCTTTTGGGCCATCCTGGCTCTGATCGACGAACCCCGGTTCCGGCGTGCTTTGGTTTTGGCGTTGATTCTGACGATGAGTTTTCTCGGAGGACATGCGCAGGGGCTTCTGTACGGAATGTTTTGGGCGGTTCCGTTCGGTGTCGCGGGCCTTCTCTGGCGAGCCCCTGACAACGCTGCACGTCTTCATGTTCTTGGCTGGTTGGTGCCAGCTGCGCTTCTGACGATTCTGTTCTCGGCACCGCAGCTCTTCCCGAGTCTCGAGTTGATGTTCGACGGAAGCCGCAGCCAGGATCCATTAACGCCATGGCAAGCGGCCTTCGGCTCCTCGCAATGGCAGCGCATCTGGAACGCGATTACGACGTTGAACACGCCGGGGGCACTCTTTGGCTACCCGGCACTTCTGCTCGCCCTGTGGGGTGCGGTTGGGCTAACTGAGCGATGGGCGCGCCTGACGATTCTCTCGCTGGCCGTGCTTGCCTTTCTTTATATGCAGGGCCAAGCCTCTCCCGTCTGGTGGTTTTTCTACGATCTTCCGTTTGGTAAATCGTTTCGGGGGCCCGGGCGGATTGCTCCGCTATTGGTCTTTCTGGTGGCGGTTCTGGCGGGCCTCGGCGCGCAGAACTTGATTGAATTTTGCCGTCGCCTTCGGCCAGGTCGCTCGCTGGAAGTCGCCGCTGCCGGCATTGTGTTCCTTCTGATTCTCGGTGATGCGCTTTGGTTCGGGCCACCGCGCTATCAGTACCAGCAATTACGTCAGATGGATTCCTGGGGAGTTTCGATTTTAGGGACGCGCCCTCCGGCCTTGCCTGCCTCTCAGCGGACTCTTTTGCTACCTGCGCTGCACTTCGGAACCCTGGACAGACAGGTCAAGACGGGAATGACGCAGCGTCGGCCGGTTTTGAATGAGTATGAGCCTATCCTGCCTCAGCCTTATTTGGACTTTTTCAACAAATCGGGGCTGTGGCATGGGGATCTGAAGCTCGAACGCGAGGCGGGGGGAAACCGGCCACTACCGGAATTTACTCGGATTCTTGATCTGATGGGTGTGGACGAGACCATCGCTTTCGGGAAACCCGCTGCCCTGGCTGCCGTGCAAGAGGCGAAGGAGGTGACTGTGCAAGTCGATGATGTATGGATCACGAAGCGCCGAAACGCTCTTCCTCGAGCCTTCGTCGTTTATCAGACTCTCGTCGAGTCCGATCCGGAAAAGGCGCGGGAGAAACTCTTGGGCGCGAGTTTCCGCCCCCGAACGACCGCAATCGTGGCGAACGGCGAGGCGCTGCTTCCTGTTGAGGATTTCCTCCACGGGCAAGCCACGATCGAGAACTATGAAGAAGGTCGGGTCGATGTAAGAGCAGTTTGCGGGGGGCCCTGCCTGCTGGTTTTGACCGATCTTTTCTATCCGGGCTGGGAAGCCTGGGTGGGAGAGCGGGAAGTGCCGATCGTGAAAACGAATATTGCATTTCGAGGCATCAGGCTTCCCGCGGGCGCGCATCAAGTCGAATTCCAATATCGGCCCGCCAGTTTTCGTTGGGGCATGATTCTTTTTCTCGGCGGGGTTGTGCTCGCGTTGTTCGGATTGTGGCGAGACCGGTCCAGTGTCGCAGGCGGATCCTAG
- a CDS encoding DUF3604 domain-containing protein, producing the protein MGRLVRNLLVGLLAVLALAVVIFSFVLGGFYWNANRSDWPRSGEIALERLPEKHVREREGRRTEAAEALGMGSQKQILFGDLHVHTSYSTDAMTQGVPALHGEGVHPPADACDFARFCSALDFWSINDHAESLTSSEWALTREVIRNCNQVSGDPTNPDLVSFLGWEWSQIGRTPETHFGHKNIVLLGTEEGEVPLRPIASAGFGNVAWGLLGLGLSLGDLDRWGQYADVHRATLAAFSRDECEPGVDVRELPADCFEMAPTPADLFEKLDQWDLPAIVIPHGLAWGTTNPKGQDLALQLGGAFHDPSRQRLVEVYSGHGNSEVFVELNQTSEAAPGEATCQEPTSEFEPCCWRAGEIVRARCPEPDSAACQAKVEAARARTAAGSFRNPAAAVEGSTIEDFGDCGQLQGAFLPAFNYRPGGSAQYALAVGDFAEEGKPKRFRLGLMGSSDNHRARAGSGYKEFGRTAMTDGAAMGSDWRDARVSSFYYTGGLVAVHAEGRDRTSIFNALDRREVYGTSGDRILLWFDLLQSDGERVPMGSEIAFSGTPRFQVRAAGAFEQRPGCPEVVEQRLSPERLQRLCLGECYFPGENRRAISRIEVVRIRPQRASGEAVGSLIEDPWKVLDCPNNEAGCRVSFEDPEFSEAPRETVYYVRAIQESSLAVNGDPLACERNENGVCVRGNICQGGGEHGPPVADCLGLVEERAWSSPIFLDIGPQS; encoded by the coding sequence ATGGGGCGGCTTGTTCGAAATCTTCTTGTGGGGCTGCTCGCAGTCCTTGCCCTCGCCGTGGTCATTTTTTCGTTTGTCCTTGGCGGTTTCTATTGGAATGCAAATCGTTCTGACTGGCCGCGTTCGGGCGAGATTGCTCTTGAACGGTTGCCCGAGAAACACGTCCGGGAGCGTGAAGGTCGCCGGACTGAGGCCGCCGAGGCTCTGGGGATGGGTTCGCAGAAGCAGATCCTTTTTGGCGATTTGCACGTCCACACTTCCTACTCGACGGATGCAATGACACAGGGTGTGCCGGCCCTGCATGGAGAGGGGGTTCATCCGCCGGCGGATGCATGCGACTTCGCCCGCTTTTGTTCCGCCCTCGACTTCTGGAGTATCAACGATCATGCGGAGTCCCTCACGTCGAGCGAATGGGCACTTACCCGTGAAGTGATTCGCAACTGTAATCAAGTTTCTGGCGATCCGACCAATCCTGATCTGGTATCCTTTCTCGGTTGGGAGTGGTCGCAGATCGGAAGAACTCCCGAGACCCATTTCGGGCACAAAAATATCGTCTTGCTGGGCACGGAGGAAGGTGAGGTGCCGCTGCGACCGATTGCCTCCGCGGGCTTTGGGAATGTGGCGTGGGGGCTGTTGGGGCTGGGACTGTCGTTGGGCGACCTGGATCGATGGGGTCAATATGCCGATGTGCACCGGGCGACTCTCGCGGCCTTCAGCCGAGACGAATGCGAGCCCGGCGTTGACGTTCGGGAGCTTCCGGCGGATTGCTTCGAGATGGCCCCGACGCCCGCAGACCTGTTTGAAAAGCTGGATCAATGGGACCTGCCGGCGATTGTCATTCCGCACGGCCTGGCATGGGGCACGACCAATCCGAAGGGGCAGGATCTGGCCCTCCAGCTGGGCGGCGCCTTTCACGACCCCTCGCGACAGCGTCTGGTGGAGGTCTACTCGGGCCATGGTAATTCCGAGGTCTTCGTCGAGCTGAACCAGACGTCCGAGGCGGCTCCGGGGGAGGCGACTTGCCAGGAGCCCACCTCCGAATTCGAACCCTGCTGTTGGAGGGCCGGCGAGATCGTGCGGGCGCGATGCCCTGAACCCGACAGCGCGGCATGCCAGGCGAAGGTTGAGGCCGCGCGCGCGCGCACCGCCGCCGGATCTTTCCGGAACCCCGCAGCTGCGGTCGAGGGAAGTACCATCGAGGACTTCGGTGATTGTGGTCAATTGCAGGGCGCCTTTCTGCCGGCGTTCAACTACCGACCCGGCGGCAGTGCGCAGTACGCGCTCGCGGTGGGAGATTTTGCCGAGGAAGGGAAGCCCAAGCGGTTTCGATTGGGGCTGATGGGTTCGAGTGACAACCATCGTGCGCGGGCGGGTTCGGGTTACAAGGAGTTCGGTCGCACGGCCATGACGGATGGTGCTGCCATGGGCTCGGACTGGCGAGATGCTCGTGTCAGTTCGTTCTACTACACCGGTGGGCTTGTCGCGGTCCATGCCGAGGGGCGCGACCGTACCTCGATTTTTAACGCCCTTGATCGACGCGAAGTCTATGGCACCTCGGGCGATCGGATCTTGTTGTGGTTCGATCTGCTGCAGTCCGATGGGGAGCGGGTGCCGATGGGGAGCGAGATCGCGTTCTCCGGAACGCCGCGCTTCCAGGTGCGAGCCGCCGGCGCGTTCGAGCAGCGCCCGGGCTGCCCCGAGGTGGTCGAACAACGTCTGTCACCGGAACGCCTGCAGCGATTATGTCTGGGGGAGTGCTATTTCCCCGGTGAGAACCGGCGCGCGATCTCCCGAATCGAGGTCGTACGGATCCGACCCCAGAGAGCGTCCGGCGAGGCGGTGGGTTCCTTGATCGAAGATCCCTGGAAGGTGCTCGATTGTCCGAACAACGAAGCGGGCTGTCGGGTGTCTTTCGAGGACCCGGAATTTTCCGAGGCACCCCGCGAAACCGTATACTACGTCCGCGCCATTCAGGAGTCGTCGCTGGCTGTCAACGGAGATCCTCTGGCGTGTGAACGTAACGAGAATGGCGTATGTGTCCGCGGGAATATTTGTCAGGGTGGCGGCGAGCATGGACCACCTGTCGCGGATTGTCTTGGGCTGGTCGAGGAACGCGCCTGGTCCTCACCGATTTTCCTCGACATCGGACCGCAGAGCTAA
- a CDS encoding SDR family NAD(P)-dependent oxidoreductase, which produces MRDEIDAIEARGASLIIIGNGTPEFARAFREDLDLAGTILVDPELLSYRAAGMRRGRAEILSPRLWTNAARALAAGYRQNSVEGDPWQLGGTFVIRPGGDLLYQHRSREAGDHADPAEILASLDRPQPVEDLNLPEPPAAQRFAGLALGAAVDPTIIFSFDRTGFLLRSLAFSPGDLDVDLGGRHCVITGANSGIGLETAMGLADLGARVTLLCRNPERAAVAKAKIEESTGSKQIETVQVDMSDLESVERAAEQLEAKPIDILIHNAGVLSDRFERTPQDLELAFATHIAGPHLLTRRLEEALGKSGDGRLLWVSSGGMYSTRLDVDRLLAPAAPYDGVMAYAQTKRAQVVLSELWAERLGKRATVHAMHPGWADTPAVRSSLPLFHRIMGPLLRTPTEGADTLLWLAASEVARKSTGKFFLDRIARRTHLLPFTTETEQERRRLWDACERIVPD; this is translated from the coding sequence TTGCGTGACGAAATAGACGCCATCGAGGCAAGAGGAGCCTCTCTCATCATCATCGGCAACGGGACTCCCGAGTTCGCCCGTGCCTTCCGCGAAGACCTCGACTTGGCCGGGACGATTCTCGTCGATCCGGAGCTTCTGAGCTACCGGGCCGCAGGTATGCGCCGAGGCCGAGCCGAGATTCTTTCACCCCGACTCTGGACCAACGCTGCTCGCGCGCTGGCGGCCGGATATCGGCAAAATTCCGTCGAAGGCGACCCCTGGCAATTAGGCGGGACCTTCGTCATCCGGCCAGGAGGAGATCTTCTCTATCAGCATCGCAGCCGGGAAGCCGGGGATCACGCAGACCCGGCCGAGATTCTTGCATCGCTTGACCGTCCGCAACCTGTCGAAGACCTGAACCTGCCCGAGCCACCGGCCGCCCAGCGGTTCGCGGGGTTGGCACTTGGGGCCGCTGTCGATCCGACAATCATCTTCTCATTCGACCGAACCGGCTTCCTGCTCCGCTCTTTGGCATTCTCCCCGGGGGATCTCGACGTCGATCTGGGCGGGCGCCACTGCGTGATCACAGGGGCGAACTCCGGCATCGGCCTCGAAACCGCAATGGGCCTCGCCGATTTGGGAGCCCGGGTCACCCTGCTCTGTCGCAATCCCGAGCGTGCCGCAGTTGCCAAGGCAAAAATCGAAGAAAGTACCGGCAGCAAACAGATCGAAACGGTGCAGGTCGATATGTCGGACCTCGAATCGGTCGAGCGAGCCGCCGAGCAACTTGAAGCGAAACCGATCGATATCCTCATCCACAATGCCGGGGTTCTCTCGGATCGATTCGAAAGAACTCCGCAAGACCTCGAACTCGCGTTCGCGACGCATATTGCGGGGCCACATTTGCTTACCCGTCGTCTGGAAGAAGCGCTCGGCAAATCCGGCGACGGTCGACTTCTTTGGGTTTCCTCCGGCGGAATGTACTCCACACGGCTCGACGTCGATCGACTGCTTGCACCCGCAGCGCCCTATGATGGCGTCATGGCCTACGCCCAAACCAAACGGGCGCAGGTCGTCCTCTCGGAACTATGGGCTGAACGGCTGGGAAAAAGAGCGACTGTCCATGCGATGCATCCCGGCTGGGCTGACACGCCCGCCGTACGTTCATCGCTACCGCTCTTTCACCGCATCATGGGCCCCCTGTTGCGCACTCCGACCGAAGGTGCAGACACCCTGCTATGGCTGGCTGCCAGCGAGGTCGCGCGAAAATCCACAGGCAAATTTTTCCTGGACCGGATCGCCCGACGGACCCATCTCCTGCCCTTTACAACTGAAACCGAGCAGGAGCGACGGCGACTCTGGGATGCCTGCGAGCGGATCGTACCCGACTAG
- a CDS encoding glutathione S-transferase family protein: MIKLYGANASPFVRKVMAVLAIKKLPYEHIPSMPFSGDEELARVSPLSKVPALIDGDLNIADSKVICRYLESAYPEVPVYPAATGERARADWFEEYGGTALAEAAAGIFFNRFMVPMVFKKPVDEALVNTIINEKLPPMLDYLEGEVPADGFLFGNLTVADLALASPFVNAGYAGYTVDAEQWPKFSALITRVREDPAMAPLLEVEAAMFPSAD; the protein is encoded by the coding sequence ATGATCAAATTATATGGAGCGAACGCCTCTCCCTTCGTGCGCAAGGTCATGGCCGTCCTGGCGATCAAGAAATTACCCTATGAGCATATCCCATCCATGCCGTTTTCGGGCGATGAGGAACTGGCCCGCGTGAGCCCGTTGAGCAAGGTGCCCGCCCTGATCGACGGCGATCTGAATATCGCGGACTCCAAGGTGATCTGCCGCTATCTGGAAAGCGCTTATCCGGAAGTCCCGGTCTATCCCGCAGCGACTGGCGAGCGAGCTCGCGCGGATTGGTTCGAGGAATACGGGGGGACCGCCCTTGCTGAGGCCGCCGCAGGTATCTTCTTCAACCGATTCATGGTCCCCATGGTATTCAAGAAGCCGGTGGATGAGGCGCTCGTGAACACGATCATCAATGAGAAATTACCGCCTATGCTTGATTACCTCGAAGGGGAAGTCCCGGCAGATGGCTTCCTTTTCGGTAATCTGACGGTTGCGGATCTCGCACTGGCATCTCCCTTCGTGAACGCTGGTTACGCGGGGTACACGGTGGACGCCGAGCAATGGCCCAAGTTTTCCGCCCTGATCACTCGGGTTCGGGAAGACCCGGCTATGGCGCCGCTGCTGGAAGTTGAAGCGGCGATGTTCCCGTCTGCGGATTAG
- a CDS encoding PaaI family thioesterase encodes MNHPYAELLGFEVEDSGDGRSTCRLSVAESHYNPLGVVHGGVLYSLADTGMGAALFPSLQPGEICATIEIKMNYYRPVRSGEIRCLTEVLYQGKRVANLESSLYVEGRLVGKANGSYSIFRLEKKPEAGQ; translated from the coding sequence ATGAATCATCCTTACGCAGAACTGCTCGGGTTCGAAGTGGAAGATTCGGGTGACGGCCGCAGTACCTGTCGCCTGAGTGTAGCCGAATCCCACTACAATCCGCTCGGTGTGGTGCATGGCGGGGTTTTGTACTCCCTTGCCGATACCGGAATGGGTGCCGCTCTTTTCCCCAGTCTCCAGCCCGGCGAAATCTGCGCTACCATTGAGATTAAAATGAACTATTACCGACCCGTCCGGTCGGGAGAAATTCGCTGCCTCACCGAAGTTCTGTATCAAGGCAAACGGGTCGCCAACCTTGAATCCTCTCTCTACGTCGAGGGCCGTCTGGTGGGTAAGGCCAATGGAAGCTACTCGATCTTCAGGCTGGAGAAAAAACCGGAGGCCGGGCAATAG
- a CDS encoding carbohydrate porin produces MHTKYIIFLVLLNAAILAVAETSRANDQTASPVMSEPNQYLSPTVANRQGFRPDGFYLDWPWGTEGLSGNWGGTRGWLQNHGIRISAQYTSISMVNLRGGLDQGYYGGAPLQLTFTADLERLAGIPGATFFVDWEYFSWYNRRYQPTGSRDPTGSYVGDNTNLIDGDASVLNQLAQVYWNQALLDDRLNLQFGKMDVNASFAAVAAAGAFQNSIAMFTSTLNPFMATYPNETTGLQVIAAPTENFQTKIGWFDGTTAALNPRTGQTGPATGGRGPSSFFNNDGHWFLIAEANHGWEIDPTRPGTAGAGMWLQTGTSATDGTSTTGVRDVPGFYLQATQTLWSETPWLAERGGGVRLFGQFGWSDADKNPVHWSMMAGISATGVIPTRPADAIGLLGAHSRFSDDPEVFRSRTRAGLPGPSGGTESSIEAFYLLQILPWLYIQPGLQWIATPGAGDPAPLDNAMQAYLLVAIEL; encoded by the coding sequence ATGCACACAAAGTACATCATTTTTCTGGTTTTGTTGAACGCCGCGATCTTGGCGGTGGCAGAAACGTCTCGGGCCAATGACCAGACGGCCTCGCCGGTGATGAGCGAGCCCAACCAGTATCTCTCGCCCACAGTCGCCAACCGTCAGGGCTTCCGCCCCGACGGCTTCTACCTGGATTGGCCGTGGGGCACCGAGGGCCTATCGGGGAACTGGGGCGGGACGCGCGGTTGGCTGCAGAATCACGGCATCCGTATCAGTGCGCAATATACTTCGATCTCGATGGTCAATCTCCGCGGCGGCCTCGATCAGGGATACTACGGCGGTGCCCCTCTCCAGCTGACGTTCACCGCTGACCTTGAGAGACTGGCCGGCATTCCCGGTGCAACCTTCTTCGTCGATTGGGAATATTTCAGCTGGTATAATCGCCGCTATCAACCGACAGGATCACGCGACCCAACGGGCTCCTATGTCGGCGACAACACCAACTTGATTGATGGAGACGCGAGCGTCCTCAACCAACTCGCGCAAGTCTACTGGAATCAGGCACTGCTGGATGACCGACTCAACCTGCAATTCGGCAAGATGGACGTCAACGCGAGCTTTGCCGCAGTAGCAGCCGCGGGCGCGTTTCAGAACTCCATCGCCATGTTCACCAGCACCCTGAACCCCTTCATGGCGACCTACCCGAACGAAACCACCGGACTGCAGGTCATCGCAGCGCCCACAGAGAACTTCCAGACGAAGATTGGTTGGTTCGACGGAACCACCGCAGCACTGAACCCGCGAACCGGTCAGACGGGGCCCGCTACCGGAGGACGTGGACCATCGAGCTTTTTCAACAACGACGGCCACTGGTTCCTGATCGCCGAGGCCAATCACGGATGGGAGATCGACCCGACCCGGCCTGGCACGGCAGGCGCGGGGATGTGGCTCCAGACCGGCACAAGCGCAACCGATGGCACCAGCACCACAGGCGTACGTGACGTCCCGGGTTTCTACCTGCAAGCCACGCAAACGCTCTGGAGCGAGACCCCATGGCTGGCCGAGCGCGGCGGTGGGGTTCGCCTTTTTGGTCAATTCGGCTGGAGCGATGCGGACAAGAACCCGGTGCACTGGTCCATGATGGCAGGTATCAGCGCCACGGGCGTGATCCCCACGCGTCCCGCCGATGCCATCGGCCTGCTCGGCGCTCATTCGCGCTTCAGCGATGATCCCGAAGTATTCCGATCTCGGACAAGGGCCGGGCTGCCCGGACCCAGCGGCGGCACCGAGAGTTCCATCGAGGCCTTTTATCTGCTGCAGATCCTTCCCTGGCTCTATATCCAGCCGGGACTCCAGTGGATCGCGACTCCGGGCGCAGGCGATCCGGCGCCCCTGGACAACGCCATGCAGGCCTACCTTTTGGTCGCAATCGAATTATAG
- a CDS encoding class I SAM-dependent methyltransferase — protein sequence MAKTEPSHYTFGDQGPAAERLRRLASLYLPLSRSALEEAVAGVGQPIALAIDLGSGPGYTTELVADVSAAARVIGFERSAEFCEGARARIPRDIEFMEHDVSTEDLQCKDVDLAFCRFLLTHLADPIATLRRWHAALRPGGILVLIELEQLSSTDPTLAIYYEIIDGVQAQHGQQMYIGGALEGQAREAGYEIVTSRVIDPGIAAASMASLHRPNLENVRKDPWVQENYSETELDAVADGLERIAAENAGKTPIENLLRVVLARRVEA from the coding sequence ATGGCAAAGACAGAACCCTCTCACTACACCTTCGGAGACCAGGGGCCGGCAGCAGAACGACTGCGACGTCTGGCATCGCTTTACTTACCGCTCAGCCGGAGCGCGCTCGAAGAGGCAGTGGCTGGAGTCGGTCAGCCGATCGCCCTGGCGATCGACCTTGGCTCTGGGCCTGGATACACCACCGAACTCGTTGCGGACGTTAGCGCGGCGGCCCGCGTCATCGGTTTCGAGCGCTCTGCGGAATTCTGCGAGGGGGCGCGCGCGCGCATCCCTCGCGATATCGAGTTCATGGAGCACGACGTCAGCACGGAAGACCTGCAATGCAAAGACGTCGATTTGGCCTTCTGCCGCTTCTTGCTTACTCACCTGGCCGACCCGATCGCCACACTCCGACGCTGGCATGCAGCGCTGCGGCCCGGAGGCATTCTGGTGCTGATCGAACTTGAGCAGCTGAGTTCAACCGACCCGACGCTGGCAATTTATTACGAGATCATCGACGGTGTGCAGGCCCAGCACGGCCAACAGATGTATATCGGGGGGGCGCTGGAGGGCCAGGCTCGGGAGGCCGGTTACGAAATCGTGACCTCTCGTGTGATTGATCCCGGTATCGCCGCGGCGAGCATGGCGAGTTTGCACCGGCCGAACCTCGAGAATGTACGCAAGGATCCTTGGGTGCAGGAGAACTACAGTGAGACTGAACTCGACGCAGTCGCTGATGGACTCGAACGCATCGCGGCAGAAAATGCCGGCAAGACGCCGATCGAAAACTTGCTGCGCGTTGTTCTGGCCCGACGGGTGGAGGCGTAG
- a CDS encoding TauD/TfdA family dioxygenase gives MGLIVKKQGGLLGARVEGVDFSKPLTGEVLEEIADALHAHQVISMSAREMTPEQHVEIAQHFGELELHATDQFAVDENASHITVVDSEAGHRADSWHADETFLEEPPLVNVLHGKVIPEAGGDTAFRSTAAAYDALSEKMKYLIDDLNSIHDYGHLYEMGWRSGIPLAPQMGEALVKGLLHSHPLVRTHPVTGRKWLTINPTYTRFVEGLPPAEGEAILAMLLAHLQKPEFGFRYSWQEGDLLMWDQQAVQHYAVNDFEGRRLVHRIAVLRSAATYKGIKTV, from the coding sequence GTGGGTCTGATTGTCAAAAAGCAGGGTGGGCTTTTGGGGGCTCGTGTCGAGGGAGTCGATTTTTCGAAACCTTTGACAGGAGAAGTCCTCGAGGAGATCGCCGACGCTCTTCACGCGCATCAAGTGATCTCGATGTCGGCAAGGGAGATGACGCCGGAGCAACATGTCGAAATCGCGCAGCACTTTGGAGAGCTGGAACTCCACGCCACCGACCAATTCGCGGTCGACGAGAATGCATCACATATAACGGTCGTGGACTCGGAGGCTGGTCATCGGGCCGACTCCTGGCACGCGGACGAGACGTTTCTGGAGGAGCCGCCGCTTGTGAATGTGCTGCACGGCAAGGTCATTCCCGAAGCTGGCGGAGACACGGCATTTCGCAGCACGGCTGCCGCATATGATGCCCTCTCTGAGAAAATGAAATACCTGATCGATGACCTGAACTCGATCCACGACTACGGCCACCTCTACGAGATGGGTTGGCGGAGCGGAATACCGCTGGCGCCGCAGATGGGGGAGGCGCTCGTGAAGGGATTGCTCCACTCGCATCCACTGGTTCGCACCCATCCGGTCACGGGCCGCAAGTGGCTCACGATCAACCCGACCTACACGCGTTTTGTCGAGGGGCTTCCGCCTGCCGAGGGCGAGGCCATCCTGGCGATGCTGCTCGCACACCTGCAAAAGCCCGAGTTCGGCTTCCGATATTCGTGGCAAGAGGGTGATTTGCTGATGTGGGATCAACAAGCGGTTCAGCATTATGCCGTGAACGACTTCGAGGGCCGTCGATTGGTTCACCGAATCGCGGTTTTACGGTCGGCCGCAACCTACAAGGGCATCAAGACAGTTTGA
- a CDS encoding enoyl-CoA hydratase-related protein, producing MWQGSNVIERVDLATGTDELLAHIEAGVAILTLNRPEVRNALSDTLSPALREMIATLSEDARVRAVVLTGAGAAFCAGGDVKGMGGRTKREDVPRTRDAAVVDLARRQQTLTGALYAMPQPTLAVLPGPAAGAGFAIALACDLRVMADSAFVTTGYKRVALSGDYGASFFLTQLIGTARARELFFTGKRLGAVECEQLGIANRVVPAERLQEESMSLARELASGPTVAYRFMKRNLDLAMRTDLEACLRAEAEGVVATATTEDHQEAVRAFIEKREPRFRGR from the coding sequence ATGTGGCAAGGGAGCAACGTGATTGAACGTGTCGATCTGGCGACGGGAACAGACGAGCTGCTGGCCCATATCGAAGCGGGAGTAGCCATTCTGACTCTGAACCGACCGGAGGTGCGCAATGCACTCTCGGACACCCTGAGTCCCGCATTGCGCGAGATGATCGCTACGCTCTCGGAGGACGCTCGTGTCCGTGCCGTGGTGTTGACCGGTGCGGGTGCTGCCTTCTGCGCCGGGGGCGACGTGAAGGGGATGGGGGGACGCACCAAACGGGAGGATGTACCGCGAACGCGCGACGCAGCTGTGGTCGATCTGGCCCGACGTCAGCAGACACTGACAGGTGCGCTCTATGCGATGCCGCAACCGACATTGGCCGTATTGCCGGGACCGGCAGCTGGCGCCGGGTTTGCCATTGCACTGGCTTGCGATCTGCGTGTGATGGCCGATTCGGCCTTTGTCACCACGGGATATAAGCGTGTGGCGCTGTCGGGAGACTACGGCGCAAGTTTTTTCCTGACGCAGCTCATCGGGACGGCTCGTGCCCGGGAGCTGTTTTTCACCGGAAAACGGCTGGGAGCCGTGGAGTGCGAGCAGCTGGGGATCGCGAATCGTGTGGTGCCGGCGGAGCGTCTTCAGGAAGAGTCAATGTCCCTTGCTCGAGAACTCGCTTCGGGCCCCACAGTGGCCTATCGTTTCATGAAACGAAATCTCGACCTGGCGATGCGTACGGATCTGGAAGCCTGCCTGAGGGCAGAGGCCGAGGGCGTTGTTGCTACGGCCACCACGGAAGACCATCAGGAAGCTGTGCGAGCCTTTATCGAAAAGCGTGAGCCCCGTTTTCGGGGGCGCTGA